The Tenacibaculum jejuense genome includes a window with the following:
- a CDS encoding group III truncated hemoglobin, translating into MSKKEIVNRADVYLLVSSFYDKIKKDEIIGHFFLNAIPESEWNNHLEHLTDFWETNLFFVRKFKGNPIQKHRNVDANSNFKISQEHFGRWLQLWFTTIDELFIGEKAYQAKERARNIASMLFFKIYENKPKNIG; encoded by the coding sequence ATGAGTAAAAAAGAAATAGTGAACCGAGCAGATGTTTATTTATTAGTTTCTTCTTTTTATGATAAAATAAAAAAAGATGAAATTATAGGGCATTTTTTTCTTAATGCAATTCCTGAAAGTGAATGGAATAATCATCTAGAACATTTAACTGATTTTTGGGAAACTAATCTGTTTTTTGTTCGAAAATTTAAAGGAAATCCAATTCAGAAACACAGAAATGTAGATGCAAATTCTAACTTTAAAATTTCTCAGGAACATTTTGGTAGATGGTTACAATTATGGTTTACTACAATCGATGAGTTATTTATTGGAGAAAAAGCTTATCAAGCCAAAGAAAGAGCACGAAATATAGCTTCTATGCTCTTCTTTAAAATTTATGAAAATAAACCTAAAAATATAGGGTAA
- a CDS encoding Crp/Fnr family transcriptional regulator, translating to MIPETLLIEYNATLKTFDKDEIIFSEGEFARNYYQVKHGIIKMNNFNDDAKEFIQGIFYKRQSFGEPPLFIDVKYPANATAIEKSTIYILPKEKFYKLLQNNKEVHFKITESLAKRLYYKAIIASEISSQEPSHRILRFFDYLKNDVFKQEGKFTLKINYTRQQISDILGLRVETVIRTIKQLEKQGEVKIENRKVYR from the coding sequence ATGATACCTGAAACACTTTTAATTGAATATAATGCTACTTTGAAAACTTTTGATAAAGATGAGATTATCTTTTCAGAGGGAGAATTTGCTAGAAATTATTATCAAGTTAAACATGGAATTATCAAAATGAATAACTTTAATGATGATGCTAAAGAATTCATTCAAGGTATTTTTTATAAAAGACAAAGTTTTGGTGAACCGCCTTTATTTATTGATGTTAAATATCCTGCAAATGCAACAGCTATAGAAAAAAGTACAATTTATATTTTACCCAAAGAAAAGTTCTACAAATTACTCCAAAACAATAAAGAAGTACATTTTAAAATCACAGAAAGCCTTGCAAAAAGACTATACTACAAAGCGATAATAGCTTCAGAAATTTCTAGCCAAGAACCATCACATCGAATTTTAAGGTTTTTCGATTATCTAAAAAACGATGTTTTTAAACAAGAAGGAAAATTCACATTAAAAATAAACTATACACGTCAGCAAATATCAGACATTTTAGGCTTACGAGTAGAAACCGTAATACGTACTATAAAGCAACTTGAAAAACAAGGAGAAGTAAAAATTGAAAATAGAAAGGTTTATCGTTAA
- the purB gene encoding adenylosuccinate lyase, with translation MSLTTLNAISPIDGRYRNKVDQLTNYFSEEALIKYRVKVEIEYFIALCEIPLPQLQDINKDLYPELRKIYTDFNAEDALKIKDIESVTNHDVKAVEYFIKEKFDALNLSQYKEFIHFGLTSQDINNTAIPLSIKDAVEEVYFPTLDSLTSKLADLANEWENIPMLARTHGQPASPTRLGKELFVFVERINQQILFLQHIPNAAKFGGATGNYNAHKVAYPDIDWKAFGTSFVEEVLELHHSFPTTQIEHYDHMASLFDAMKRVNTILIDLDRDIWTYISMDYFKQKIKKGEVGSSAMPHKVNPIDFENSEGNLGIANAIFEHLAAKLPVSRMQRDLTDSTVLRNVGVPFGHTLIAFKATLKGLNKLLLNQQKFEDDLENNWAVAAEAIQTILRREAYPNPYEALKGLTRTNEKITQQSIANFIDTLEVSDTIKSELKQITPSNYTGI, from the coding sequence ATGAGTTTAACTACATTAAATGCCATCTCTCCTATCGATGGTCGATATAGAAACAAAGTAGATCAACTAACAAATTATTTTTCTGAAGAAGCACTTATCAAATACAGAGTTAAAGTAGAAATAGAATACTTTATCGCTTTATGTGAAATTCCTTTACCTCAATTACAAGATATTAATAAAGATTTATATCCTGAATTACGTAAAATATATACTGATTTTAATGCAGAAGATGCTTTAAAGATTAAAGATATAGAAAGTGTAACAAATCACGATGTTAAAGCCGTTGAATACTTTATCAAAGAAAAATTTGATGCATTAAACTTATCGCAATACAAAGAATTTATTCATTTCGGATTAACTTCTCAAGACATTAACAATACTGCAATTCCTTTATCTATTAAAGATGCAGTTGAAGAAGTGTATTTCCCTACATTAGATAGCTTAACTTCTAAATTAGCTGATTTAGCCAACGAATGGGAAAATATTCCAATGTTAGCCAGAACACATGGGCAACCAGCTTCTCCTACAAGATTAGGAAAAGAATTATTCGTTTTTGTAGAACGTATTAATCAGCAAATATTATTCTTACAACACATACCAAATGCAGCTAAATTTGGTGGAGCTACAGGAAATTATAACGCTCATAAAGTTGCTTATCCTGATATTGATTGGAAAGCTTTTGGAACTTCATTCGTAGAAGAAGTTTTAGAGTTACACCACTCTTTTCCAACTACACAAATTGAACATTACGATCATATGGCTAGTTTATTCGACGCTATGAAACGTGTGAATACTATTCTTATTGATTTAGATCGTGATATTTGGACGTACATTTCAATGGATTATTTCAAGCAAAAAATTAAAAAAGGTGAGGTAGGTTCTTCTGCAATGCCGCATAAAGTAAATCCAATTGATTTTGAAAACTCTGAAGGAAATTTAGGAATTGCTAATGCTATTTTTGAACACTTAGCTGCTAAATTACCTGTTTCTCGTATGCAACGTGATTTAACAGATAGTACGGTTTTACGTAATGTTGGTGTTCCTTTCGGACATACTTTAATTGCATTTAAAGCTACTTTAAAAGGTTTAAATAAATTATTACTAAATCAACAAAAATTTGAAGATGATTTAGAAAATAACTGGGCTGTTGCTGCTGAAGCTATACAAACCATTTTGCGTAGAGAAGCATATCCAAACCCTTATGAAGCCTTAAAAGGTTTAACTAGAACTAATGAAAAAATTACGCAACAATCTATTGCTAATTTTATAGATACTTTAGAAGTTTCAGATACTATAAAATCTGAATTAAAACAAATTACACCATCAAATTACACTGGAATTTAA